Proteins from one Ahaetulla prasina isolate Xishuangbanna chromosome 2, ASM2864084v1, whole genome shotgun sequence genomic window:
- the FUT10 gene encoding alpha-(1,3)-fucosyltransferase 10 isoform X2, protein MKRIKKKRFWASCFCFMAFFFLLITFQVVVELGKSEQLTSKNSVLQNNAFREDEFQKYPPLFFKKPKLDHSAGKKLHRGTYPILLWWSPLTGESGRQAQCGENVCFFTINRTYQHNPMTKAFLFYGTDFSIHSLPLPRADYHDWALFHEESPKNNYKIFQPPAITLFNHTATFSRHSHLPLTTQYLESIEALRSLKYTVSLQKKNSLRKRLAPLVYVQSDCDPPSDRDNYVKELMAHIEVDSYGACLHNRDLPDHLRNPSSMDSDSFYKILAQYKFVLAFENSVCEDYITEKLWRPLKLGVVPVYYGSPKIQDWLPSNKSAILVTDFPHPKDLAQHIKALDVDDKEYVAYLEWKLKGDISNRQLLAVIKERTWGVQDIMKDNYIDAFECMVCTRVWENIWRQAKYFRNQNKQKRRHKEPALLKDIFPGHVASMAICQRCMECC, encoded by the exons ATGAAaagaattaagaagaaaagatTTTGGGCATCTTGCTTCTGCTTTatggctttcttttttctcctgatCACTTTCCAG GTGGTTGTGGAACTGGGCAAGTCTGAACAGTTGACCTCAAAAAACTCAGTTTTACAAAACAATGCTTTCCGAGAAGATGAGTTCCAGAAATACCCTCCTCTGTTTTTCAAAAAGCCAAAACTTGACCACAGTGCAGGAAAAAAATTGCACAGAGGCACATATCCCATTTTGCTCTGGTGGTCTCCACTCACGGGAGAATCTGGACGGCAGGCTCAGTGTGGGGAGAATGTTTGCTTCTTTACCATCAACAGGACTTACCAACACAATCCTATGACTAAAGCCTTTCTTTTTTACG GTACTGATTTCAGCATACACAGCTTACCTCTGCCCCGTGCAGACTACCATGACTGGGCTCTTTTTCACGAGGAGTCCCCCAAAAACAACTACAAGATTTTCCAACCTCCTGCCATCACTTTGTTCAACCACACAGCCACTTTCAGCCGCCACTCACACCTACCGCTTACCACCCAGTACCTTGAAAGTATTGAGGCCTTGAGGTCCCTGAAGTACACAGTTTCTTTGCAAAAAAAGAACAGCTTGCGGAAGAGACTTGCGCCTCTGGTCTATGTACAATCTGATTGTGATCCTCCCTCTGACAGAGACAACTACGTAAAGGAGCTGATGGCTCACATTGAAGTTGATTCCTACGGGGCTTGTTTGCATAATAGAGACCTTCCAGACCATCTCCGAAATCCATCCTCCATGGACAGCGATAGTTTTTACAAAATACTCGCTCAGTATAAATTCGTCCTAGCTTTTGAGAATTCCGTCTGTGAGGATTATATCACAGAAAAACTCTGGAGGCCGCTCAAGCTGGGAGTTGTGCCTGTTTATTATGGCTCTCCCAAAATTCAAGACTGGCTTCCAAGCAATAAGAGTGCCATTCTCGTCACAGATTTTCCACACCCGAAGGACTTGGCTCAGCACatcaaagctttggatgtggatgACAAGGAATATGTGGCCTACCTTGAATGGAAGTTGAaaggtgacatttccaacaggcAACTGCTTGCTGTTATCAAAGAACGCACATGGGGAGTGCAGGATATCATGAAAGACAACTACATAGATGCCTTTGAGTGCATGGTGTGCACCAGGGTATGGGAAAATATCTGGAGACAAGCAAAG TATTTCAGGAACCAAAATAAACAGAAGAGGAGACACAAG GAACCAGCGCTATTGAAAGACAttttccctggtcatgtggccagcatggctatatgccaaaggtgcatggaatgctgttaa
- the FUT10 gene encoding alpha-(1,3)-fucosyltransferase 10 isoform X3 has product MKRIKKKRFWASCFCFMAFFFLLITFQVVVELGKSEQLTSKNSVLQNNAFREDEFQKYPPLFFKKPKLDHSAGKKLHRGTYPILLWWSPLTGESGRQAQCGENVCFFTINRTYQHNPMTKAFLFYGTDFSIHSLPLPRADYHDWALFHEESPKNNYKIFQPPAITLFNHTATFSRHSHLPLTTQYLESIEALRSLKYTVSLQKKNSLRKRLAPLVYVQSDCDPPSDRDNYVKELMAHIEVDSYGACLHNRDLPDHLRNPSSMDSDSFYKILAQYKFVLAFENSVCEDYITEKLWRPLKLGVVPVYYGSPKIQDWLPSNKSAILVTDFPHPKDLAQHIKALDVDDKEYVAYLEWKLKGDISNRQLLAVIKERTWGVQDIMKDNYIDAFECMVCTRVWENIWRQAKEPALLKDIFPGHVASMAICQRCMECC; this is encoded by the exons ATGAAaagaattaagaagaaaagatTTTGGGCATCTTGCTTCTGCTTTatggctttcttttttctcctgatCACTTTCCAG GTGGTTGTGGAACTGGGCAAGTCTGAACAGTTGACCTCAAAAAACTCAGTTTTACAAAACAATGCTTTCCGAGAAGATGAGTTCCAGAAATACCCTCCTCTGTTTTTCAAAAAGCCAAAACTTGACCACAGTGCAGGAAAAAAATTGCACAGAGGCACATATCCCATTTTGCTCTGGTGGTCTCCACTCACGGGAGAATCTGGACGGCAGGCTCAGTGTGGGGAGAATGTTTGCTTCTTTACCATCAACAGGACTTACCAACACAATCCTATGACTAAAGCCTTTCTTTTTTACG GTACTGATTTCAGCATACACAGCTTACCTCTGCCCCGTGCAGACTACCATGACTGGGCTCTTTTTCACGAGGAGTCCCCCAAAAACAACTACAAGATTTTCCAACCTCCTGCCATCACTTTGTTCAACCACACAGCCACTTTCAGCCGCCACTCACACCTACCGCTTACCACCCAGTACCTTGAAAGTATTGAGGCCTTGAGGTCCCTGAAGTACACAGTTTCTTTGCAAAAAAAGAACAGCTTGCGGAAGAGACTTGCGCCTCTGGTCTATGTACAATCTGATTGTGATCCTCCCTCTGACAGAGACAACTACGTAAAGGAGCTGATGGCTCACATTGAAGTTGATTCCTACGGGGCTTGTTTGCATAATAGAGACCTTCCAGACCATCTCCGAAATCCATCCTCCATGGACAGCGATAGTTTTTACAAAATACTCGCTCAGTATAAATTCGTCCTAGCTTTTGAGAATTCCGTCTGTGAGGATTATATCACAGAAAAACTCTGGAGGCCGCTCAAGCTGGGAGTTGTGCCTGTTTATTATGGCTCTCCCAAAATTCAAGACTGGCTTCCAAGCAATAAGAGTGCCATTCTCGTCACAGATTTTCCACACCCGAAGGACTTGGCTCAGCACatcaaagctttggatgtggatgACAAGGAATATGTGGCCTACCTTGAATGGAAGTTGAaaggtgacatttccaacaggcAACTGCTTGCTGTTATCAAAGAACGCACATGGGGAGTGCAGGATATCATGAAAGACAACTACATAGATGCCTTTGAGTGCATGGTGTGCACCAGGGTATGGGAAAATATCTGGAGACAAGCAAAG GAACCAGCGCTATTGAAAGACAttttccctggtcatgtggccagcatggctatatgccaaaggtgcatggaatgctgttaa